In Halorhabdus tiamatea SARL4B, a genomic segment contains:
- a CDS encoding chemotaxis protein CheW: MSDTLGQVLEFKLGSETYCVSIDHVTEIVDVGDVTSVPNAPRHVQGVMDLRGRTTSIVDPKVVFGIGDEGTERRIIVFDPEVIADQEAAGWLVDEVHQVRQIEAGDVDESPAGSDSASIKGVVKREDGFVIWVDPVAVHAE, from the coding sequence ATGTCAGATACGCTGGGCCAGGTACTCGAGTTCAAGCTCGGATCGGAAACGTACTGTGTGAGCATCGACCACGTCACCGAGATCGTCGACGTCGGCGACGTCACGAGCGTCCCGAACGCGCCGCGACACGTTCAGGGCGTGATGGACCTCCGGGGGCGGACGACCTCGATCGTCGATCCGAAAGTGGTGTTCGGGATCGGCGACGAGGGAACCGAGCGGCGGATCATCGTCTTCGATCCCGAGGTTATCGCCGACCAGGAGGCCGCCGGGTGGTTGGTCGACGAAGTCCATCAGGTCAGACAGATCGAGGCGGGGGACGTCGACGAGTCGCCCGCCGGTTCGGATTCGGCGTCGATCAAGGGCGTCGTCAAGCGCGAAGACGGATTCGTCATCTGGGTGGATCCGGTAGCCGTTCACGCCGAGTAG
- a CDS encoding RAD55 family ATPase — protein sequence MVELTETGIDGLDSILNGGIVRNSTTLVVGTPGAGKSILGLQFIYNGVKEFDERGIFLSFEENREDLTAAAESIGFDQWSEFEDNGDIKVYDKRRLLQENSFTDTLDVLLEDIQDGEYDRLVLDSLAMFELFFDDDAERRTYLLKFTDILKQNGLTSLLTNEQATVFPDNDIGLENFLTDGNIYLIQTPTESGVNRYVWVAKMRKQAIETDIFPMEITHGGIQVHDNASAFSMMNDSESPL from the coding sequence ATGGTAGAACTCACCGAGACTGGGATCGACGGGCTCGACTCGATTCTCAACGGCGGAATCGTGCGAAACTCCACGACGCTAGTCGTCGGCACGCCGGGAGCTGGCAAGAGTATCCTCGGGCTCCAGTTCATCTACAACGGGGTCAAAGAGTTCGACGAGCGCGGGATCTTCCTGTCCTTCGAGGAGAACCGCGAAGATCTGACGGCCGCCGCCGAGTCGATCGGCTTCGACCAGTGGTCGGAGTTCGAAGACAACGGCGACATCAAGGTCTACGACAAACGCCGCCTGCTCCAGGAGAACAGCTTCACCGACACGCTCGATGTCCTCTTAGAGGACATCCAGGACGGCGAGTACGACCGACTGGTACTCGACTCCCTGGCGATGTTCGAGTTGTTCTTCGACGACGACGCCGAGCGCCGGACGTATCTCCTGAAGTTCACGGACATCCTGAAGCAGAACGGCCTGACCAGCCTGCTGACCAACGAGCAAGCCACCGTGTTTCCCGACAACGACATCGGCCTCGAGAACTTCCTGACGGACGGGAATATCTATCTGATCCAGACGCCGACCGAGTCGGGCGTCAATCGCTACGTCTGGGTCGCGAAGATGCGCAAGCAGGCCATCGAGACGGACATCTTCCCGATGGAGATTACCCACGGCGGCATTCAAGTCCACGACAACGCGAGCGCGTTCTCGATGATGAACGACTCCGAGTCGCCGCTGTGA
- a CDS encoding winged helix-turn-helix domain-containing protein encodes MASVELLRTLGNKYSAEILDATDEPKSAQDLSDELDIPIATCYRRIDELTDHDLLELHDNILSDDRRRIKVYRRNVDAIEVGFDESLVVDVEERSEVTNKLDEAWRTLSES; translated from the coding sequence ATGGCATCGGTCGAGTTACTCCGGACCCTCGGAAACAAGTACAGCGCCGAGATCTTGGACGCGACCGACGAACCGAAGTCGGCCCAGGACTTGAGTGACGAACTCGACATCCCGATCGCGACCTGTTATCGCCGGATCGACGAACTCACCGACCACGATCTACTCGAGCTACACGACAACATTCTCTCGGACGATCGCCGCCGGATCAAAGTATACCGTCGGAACGTCGACGCGATCGAAGTCGGCTTCGACGAATCCCTCGTCGTGGACGTAGAGGAGCGCTCGGAAGTGACGAACAAACTCGACGAAGCCTGGCGAACACTCTCGGAATCGTAA
- a CDS encoding DUF7521 family protein yields the protein MPVLELLYAILTLVFVVAGLTMVGMAVRAYAQTSRRAMLHLSLGFALAVAGAAATMISAFVTGFEGTRGLLLVNSGLTTFGYLFVMYSLVTYEA from the coding sequence GTGCCAGTACTCGAACTCCTCTATGCGATTTTGACCCTCGTCTTCGTGGTCGCGGGACTCACGATGGTCGGGATGGCAGTTCGCGCGTACGCCCAGACGTCGCGCCGGGCGATGTTGCACCTCTCGCTGGGATTCGCCCTGGCGGTGGCCGGCGCGGCGGCCACGATGATCAGCGCCTTCGTGACCGGCTTCGAGGGCACGCGCGGGCTCCTGTTGGTCAACAGCGGCCTGACGACCTTCGGCTACCTGTTCGTGATGTACAGTCTCGTGACCTACGAGGCGTGA
- a CDS encoding archaellin/type IV pilin N-terminal domain-containing protein, which translates to MFERNSDKPNERAQVGIGTLIVFIAMVLVAAIAAGVLINTAGFLQSSAEESGEQAAEQVTNRLVEVNTVGSVGSSQIENVDMTVRLAPGSNDVDLDGVTMQWVQAGGSYNLVSDSITSSGNEDGTFSYTELRDDDSSVSSDSTLNNRVDRAILSVDLTQSGVSSPMDAGESATLTISTQSGGETTITLVVPDSLTEKSSVNL; encoded by the coding sequence ATGTTCGAACGCAACAGCGACAAACCGAACGAGCGAGCCCAGGTCGGGATCGGCACACTCATCGTCTTCATCGCGATGGTGCTGGTCGCCGCGATCGCCGCGGGCGTGCTGATCAACACGGCCGGGTTCCTCCAGAGTAGTGCAGAAGAGAGTGGCGAACAGGCAGCCGAGCAGGTCACCAACCGGCTGGTAGAAGTGAACACTGTTGGGAGCGTCGGAAGTAGCCAGATAGAAAACGTCGACATGACGGTCCGGCTTGCCCCCGGGTCGAACGACGTTGACCTCGACGGCGTAACGATGCAGTGGGTCCAGGCCGGCGGGAGTTACAACCTGGTTTCAGACTCAATCACAAGTTCAGGAAACGAGGATGGGACGTTCAGCTACACTGAGCTCCGAGACGACGATAGCTCGGTGAGTTCCGACAGTACGCTGAACAACCGCGTTGACCGGGCGATCCTCAGCGTCGACCTGACGCAAAGTGGTGTCAGCAGCCCCATGGATGCCGGGGAAAGCGCAACGCTGACCATCAGTACGCAGTCCGGTGGCGAAACCACCATCACGCTGGTCGTGCCGGATTCGCTGACTGAGAAGTCCTCCGTCAACCTGTAG
- a CDS encoding DUF7500 family protein, producing the protein MPPGDDNDEDDGRVLAPEELDISEDEHVAEIEDGRYVVSPNDPIGDVDGIETNETTTESSPSQPAGDVDEEPERQSPPPSHEASDTSQSAGEPWQDDASETAELTEADIEAWLRESFETADSRYGFHVTATFDGRVSQRRMMSNDVVTIFESLILWYAQHIDSETPVEEILGILLTESNVPISYPTESLSAAIKSRGLGPDDSIGELMDAIGEDGFEL; encoded by the coding sequence ATGCCACCAGGGGACGACAACGACGAAGACGACGGTCGCGTGCTCGCCCCCGAGGAGCTCGACATCTCCGAGGACGAACACGTCGCGGAGATCGAGGACGGCCGGTACGTCGTCTCCCCGAACGATCCGATCGGCGACGTCGACGGGATCGAGACGAACGAGACGACCACCGAATCGTCCCCCAGCCAGCCGGCAGGCGACGTCGACGAGGAACCCGAGCGGCAGTCGCCACCACCGTCGCACGAAGCCAGTGACACCTCGCAATCGGCGGGCGAGCCCTGGCAGGACGACGCCAGCGAGACGGCCGAACTGACCGAAGCCGACATCGAGGCGTGGCTCCGGGAGTCCTTCGAGACGGCTGATTCCCGATACGGGTTTCACGTGACCGCGACCTTCGACGGCCGGGTCAGTCAGCGCCGGATGATGTCCAACGACGTGGTGACGATCTTCGAGAGCCTGATCCTGTGGTACGCCCAACACATCGACAGCGAGACGCCCGTCGAGGAGATCCTCGGCATCCTCCTGACCGAGTCGAACGTCCCGATCAGCTACCCCACCGAGAGTCTCTCGGCGGCGATCAAATCCCGGGGGCTCGGCCCGGACGATTCGATCGGGGAGCTCATGGACGCCATCGGCGAGGACGGCTTCGAGCTCTAA
- the cheY gene encoding chemotaxis protein CheY, with protein MPEVLIADDSEFMRNLLREILEEDHQIVGEVENGVEAVEAYKENEPDLVMMDIVMPIRDGIEATDEIKSANPNANVIMCTSVGQEEKMKEAVKAGADGYITKPFQKPSVMEAIEDVVPA; from the coding sequence ATGCCAGAAGTATTGATCGCGGACGACTCGGAGTTCATGCGGAACCTGCTGCGGGAAATTTTAGAGGAAGACCACCAGATCGTCGGCGAGGTCGAGAACGGCGTCGAGGCCGTCGAGGCTTACAAGGAGAACGAACCCGACCTCGTGATGATGGACATCGTGATGCCGATTCGGGACGGCATCGAGGCGACCGACGAGATCAAGTCCGCGAACCCCAACGCGAACGTCATCATGTGCACGAGTGTCGGCCAGGAGGAGAAGATGAAAGAGGCCGTCAAGGCGGGGGCCGACGGGTACATCACCAAGCCCTTCCAGAAGCCAAGTGTGATGGAAGCTATCGAAGACGTCGTCCCCGCATAG
- a CDS encoding chemotaxis protein CheC, which yields MHVDIQSLGTFNQLAHEGATQATASMSQMTGIDADVDVTQITLMDRADVGEALAEQAFVGVEFDFEGALSGQTALVLDRACSETLTDALLPGDGGEEMAQSGVEEIGNIMMSGFIDGWADYLETTIEHSPPKYVEGVGREILPTSEDAAADDQVFVFKSEIEWVEESVDFYIYMLPDQDSLTELMADHADNEGDAIPVDKLHVFNRMTKEGTRQAAENVSMMTGIDVQAEVSQINFARVEDVPKQVGTDRYVGTAVEFTGLPSGFLLVLFDETSAKNAAEALMPTAVEGEGLTDQHTAAIEELGNIMTSGFVDGWANVLQTSVDHTPPRLVQDMGRAIIDPLAAQVGQHQDHAFVIDSRMRTEDVEFESEIYALPNDEELREALETLAVERADETDADPEELFQ from the coding sequence ATGCACGTCGACATCCAGTCGCTGGGGACGTTCAATCAACTCGCCCACGAGGGGGCGACCCAGGCGACGGCGTCGATGTCCCAGATGACGGGGATCGACGCCGACGTCGACGTGACCCAGATCACGCTCATGGACCGGGCCGACGTCGGCGAGGCGCTGGCCGAGCAGGCCTTCGTCGGCGTCGAGTTCGACTTCGAGGGGGCGCTGTCGGGTCAGACAGCACTGGTGCTCGATCGGGCGTGCAGTGAGACGTTGACGGATGCGCTGTTGCCCGGTGACGGCGGCGAGGAGATGGCACAGAGTGGCGTCGAGGAGATCGGCAACATCATGATGAGTGGCTTCATCGACGGGTGGGCCGACTATCTCGAGACCACGATCGAACACTCTCCGCCGAAATACGTCGAGGGGGTCGGCCGGGAGATCCTCCCGACGTCGGAGGACGCCGCGGCCGACGATCAAGTGTTCGTCTTCAAAAGCGAGATCGAGTGGGTCGAGGAGTCCGTCGACTTCTACATCTACATGTTGCCCGACCAGGACTCGCTGACGGAACTGATGGCGGACCATGCAGACAACGAGGGCGACGCCATCCCGGTCGACAAACTCCACGTGTTCAACCGGATGACCAAGGAGGGCACGAGACAGGCCGCCGAGAACGTCTCGATGATGACCGGCATCGACGTACAAGCGGAAGTCTCCCAGATCAACTTCGCCCGGGTTGAGGACGTCCCGAAGCAGGTCGGGACCGATCGGTACGTCGGGACAGCCGTCGAGTTTACCGGTCTCCCGAGTGGCTTTTTGCTCGTCCTCTTCGACGAGACGTCGGCGAAGAACGCGGCCGAGGCGCTGATGCCGACCGCCGTCGAGGGCGAGGGACTCACCGACCAGCACACGGCGGCCATCGAGGAGCTTGGCAACATCATGACCAGCGGGTTCGTCGACGGCTGGGCGAACGTCCTCCAGACGTCCGTCGATCACACGCCACCGCGACTGGTCCAGGACATGGGGCGGGCGATCATCGATCCGCTGGCGGCACAGGTCGGCCAGCACCAGGATCACGCCTTCGTCATCGACTCCCGGATGCGAACGGAGGACGTCGAGTTCGAGAGCGAGATCTACGCGTTGCCAAACGACGAAGAACTCCGGGAAGCGCTCGAGACGCTGGCGGTCGAACGGGCCGATGAAACCGACGCGGATCCCGAGGAACTCTTCCAGTGA
- a CDS encoding chemotaxis protein CheD has protein sequence MKVYDGSEGQESTPERIKVGIAEYDVSTNGATLSTSGLGSCIGVALHDEESSVSGLVHVMLPAAEEVDGGNPAKFADTGVETLVEELEAHGADRSTMEAKIAGGSDMLDFSKNGSGIGLRNANVVEETLSALDIPIVGEDVGGDHGRSIKLEGDTGDLIVTSANRESKRL, from the coding sequence ATGAAGGTCTACGACGGATCGGAGGGCCAGGAGAGTACGCCAGAGCGTATCAAGGTCGGGATCGCCGAGTACGACGTCTCGACGAACGGCGCGACACTGTCGACCAGCGGGCTCGGTTCCTGCATCGGGGTTGCGCTCCACGACGAGGAGTCGAGCGTCTCGGGACTGGTCCACGTGATGCTCCCGGCTGCCGAGGAAGTCGACGGCGGCAACCCCGCGAAGTTCGCCGACACCGGCGTCGAGACGCTGGTCGAGGAACTCGAGGCCCACGGAGCCGATCGGTCGACCATGGAAGCGAAGATCGCCGGCGGGAGCGACATGCTCGACTTCTCGAAGAACGGGTCGGGCATCGGCCTCCGGAACGCGAACGTCGTCGAAGAAACCCTCTCTGCCCTCGACATCCCGATCGTCGGCGAGGATGTCGGCGGTGATCACGGCCGCTCGATCAAACTCGAGGGCGATACCGGCGACCTGATCGTCACGAGTGCAAACCGCGAGTCGAAACGGCTCTGA
- a CDS encoding FlaD/FlaE family flagellar protein: protein MNALSLLQSGTALEGVSRTLLDATGGGVVESVGSLPAEPLVVAVLTTSVVGMSIRSVFDSILSEDEDESGAIDDGDDDGLMPEEGGDDLDDLGGGFGGGGEEFGDFEDDEFGDMDAGADNDELEHRLDELETEVGSLSSTVNTVRNENEQISETVDDVEENVRKLLDIYEMVTRGVNPFADDIDAGGFGGPGEDSFGLFDDGGDQSEEGDLDEDIANADAEGFFDEDLVEDDDDLEADADVGDVLGTDEDDGGVEDAFEDDFDDDFGESEDDFGMDDGGFDEDFETDDETAGEDDGGEGGKSFAELKDEYESGDADWAEGEDGEEPDDALDGESFDEETEDDPLAEEDDFEMATDDADESGDGLADDELFDTVIEDEASDGSVDETAEETDAGEEATTDEEATTDEEATTDEEATTMAEATVEEEPGTDDAESEQEALTATADADATAEPETTEAAEAETAEAGETDDGKPYLTDLPDGFIADLIVVEWLEFLVEDVGVRATAEAIDYYERIDWIDGEVADQLQAYLKGFEEGGESASLTIDHHTRSLRYVSQLDGGGAESVALQQLPRQTGGGPDGIQR, encoded by the coding sequence ATGAATGCGCTCTCGTTGCTCCAGTCGGGGACGGCTCTCGAGGGGGTAAGCCGGACTCTGCTGGACGCTACGGGCGGCGGGGTCGTCGAGTCGGTCGGGTCGCTGCCGGCCGAGCCGCTCGTCGTCGCCGTCCTGACCACGAGCGTCGTCGGAATGAGTATTCGGTCGGTTTTCGACTCGATCCTCTCGGAAGACGAAGACGAGAGCGGGGCTATCGACGATGGCGACGACGACGGGCTGATGCCCGAGGAGGGTGGCGACGACCTCGACGACCTGGGCGGGGGCTTCGGCGGTGGCGGCGAGGAGTTCGGCGACTTCGAGGACGACGAGTTCGGCGATATGGACGCCGGCGCGGACAACGACGAACTCGAACACCGGCTCGACGAACTCGAAACCGAAGTCGGCAGTCTCTCCTCGACGGTCAACACGGTCCGTAACGAGAACGAGCAGATCTCCGAGACGGTCGACGACGTCGAGGAGAACGTCCGCAAACTGCTCGACATCTACGAGATGGTGACTCGCGGGGTCAACCCCTTCGCCGACGACATCGACGCCGGCGGCTTCGGTGGGCCTGGCGAGGACTCCTTTGGCCTGTTCGACGACGGCGGCGACCAGTCCGAAGAGGGCGACCTCGACGAGGACATCGCTAACGCCGACGCAGAGGGCTTCTTCGACGAGGACCTCGTCGAGGACGACGACGATCTCGAAGCAGACGCCGACGTCGGCGACGTCCTCGGGACGGACGAGGACGACGGCGGCGTCGAAGACGCTTTCGAGGACGATTTCGACGACGACTTCGGCGAGAGCGAGGATGACTTCGGGATGGACGACGGCGGATTCGACGAGGACTTCGAGACAGACGACGAGACTGCAGGCGAAGACGACGGCGGCGAGGGCGGAAAGTCCTTTGCGGAACTCAAAGACGAGTACGAGTCGGGCGACGCCGACTGGGCAGAAGGGGAAGACGGCGAGGAGCCGGACGACGCCCTCGACGGCGAGAGCTTCGACGAGGAGACGGAAGACGACCCGCTTGCGGAAGAAGACGACTTCGAGATGGCCACGGACGATGCTGACGAATCGGGCGACGGACTCGCCGACGACGAACTGTTCGATACCGTCATCGAGGACGAAGCGAGCGACGGGAGCGTCGACGAGACCGCCGAGGAGACAGACGCGGGTGAGGAGGCGACCACCGACGAAGAGGCGACTACCGACGAAGAGGCGACTACCGACGAAGAGGCGACCACGATGGCGGAAGCCACTGTCGAGGAGGAACCGGGCACGGACGATGCCGAGTCCGAACAGGAAGCCCTCACGGCGACGGCCGATGCAGACGCCACGGCCGAACCGGAAACGACCGAGGCGGCAGAGGCCGAAACAGCAGAGGCGGGAGAGACGGACGACGGAAAACCGTACCTCACAGATCTCCCGGACGGGTTCATCGCCGACCTGATCGTCGTCGAGTGGCTCGAGTTCCTGGTTGAGGACGTCGGCGTGCGGGCGACCGCGGAGGCCATCGACTACTACGAGCGCATCGACTGGATCGACGGGGAAGTCGCCGATCAGTTACAGGCCTACCTCAAGGGCTTCGAGGAGGGTGGCGAGTCCGCGAGCCTGACGATCGACCACCACACCAGAAGTCTGCGGTACGTGAGCCAGCTCGACGGCGGCGGTGCGGAATCCGTCGCGCTGCAGCAGTTGCCACGCCAGACCGGAGGTGGTCCGGATGGGATTCAGCGTTAG
- a CDS encoding flagellin, producing the protein MGFSVSGSAAILLVAFFVAFGTFYSAASNSMETVNEARSAAQDDLLTQQNTAINLTDVTVAFNVSGNQRYYVNATVENTGATGLDVEDTDFLLDGRLQTSFLDRAVDGDSSTDVWATGQRLTANMTTDTQPDRLKVVSGPGVADAEVGLSG; encoded by the coding sequence ATGGGATTCAGCGTTAGCGGCTCGGCCGCGATCCTTCTGGTGGCGTTTTTCGTCGCCTTCGGGACGTTCTACAGTGCCGCATCGAACTCGATGGAGACGGTCAACGAGGCACGCTCGGCGGCCCAGGACGACCTGCTGACCCAACAGAACACGGCGATCAACCTGACAGACGTGACAGTGGCGTTTAACGTCTCCGGGAACCAGCGGTACTACGTGAACGCGACCGTCGAGAACACCGGGGCGACGGGGTTAGACGTCGAGGACACCGACTTCCTCCTCGACGGACGCTTACAGACGTCGTTTCTGGATCGAGCGGTCGACGGCGACAGCTCGACTGACGTCTGGGCGACGGGCCAACGACTGACCGCGAACATGACCACCGATACCCAGCCCGACCGACTCAAGGTCGTTAGCGGGCCAGGTGTCGCCGACGCGGAGGTGGGTCTGAGTGGCTAG
- a CDS encoding flagellin, translating to MASVSASHLIIFIASILVAASVAGTITSTVGQLSGAVDDLGVDASQEVRTEVEIISDSGAGVYDVDGNGNITLYVKNTGSQRLPADKVGIDVLVDGRYWTDVSMTVVDSDSWRPGTVVRMEIAAPDLASGDHRVQVTINGDREVFEFNT from the coding sequence GTGGCTAGCGTCTCGGCCTCCCATCTGATCATCTTCATCGCGAGCATCCTCGTCGCGGCCAGCGTCGCGGGGACGATCACGAGCACGGTCGGCCAACTCAGCGGCGCGGTCGACGATCTCGGGGTGGACGCCAGCCAGGAGGTCCGGACCGAGGTCGAGATCATCAGCGACAGCGGTGCGGGAGTCTACGACGTCGACGGCAACGGCAACATCACGTTGTACGTCAAAAACACCGGCTCCCAGCGGCTGCCGGCCGACAAGGTGGGAATAGACGTGCTGGTCGACGGTCGCTACTGGACCGACGTGAGCATGACCGTCGTCGACAGTGACAGCTGGCGGCCAGGGACCGTTGTCCGGATGGAAATCGCGGCCCCGGACCTCGCCAGTGGCGATCACCGCGTCCAGGTGACGATCAACGGCGACAGGGAGGTGTTCGAGTTCAACACATGA
- a CDS encoding ATPase domain-containing protein, which produces MSIATTDLYSLGLDERDRLNKELGGGIPPGSIVLVEGDYGAGKSAMSQRFSYGLCEEGQTVTMLSTELTVGSFLDQMHSLDYGMVEHILDENLLFLHADIGDSNTFRGGDDDESDRMDLLKRLMEAEVMWETDVIIIDTFDAILRNDPKFEALVRQNEERQAALEIISFFRDVIAEGKVIMLTVDPSTLDEDAIGPFRAIADVFLELEMVEVGNDVRRQISVKRFAGMGEQVGDTIGYSVRSGTGIVIESRSVA; this is translated from the coding sequence ATGAGCATCGCAACCACGGACCTGTACTCGCTCGGACTCGACGAACGCGACAGGTTGAACAAGGAACTCGGTGGCGGCATCCCACCCGGCAGCATCGTCCTCGTCGAAGGGGACTACGGGGCCGGGAAATCAGCCATGAGCCAGCGGTTTAGCTACGGCCTCTGTGAAGAAGGCCAGACGGTCACGATGCTCTCGACGGAACTGACAGTCGGGAGTTTCCTCGATCAGATGCACAGTTTAGACTACGGGATGGTCGAACACATCCTCGACGAGAACCTGCTGTTCCTCCACGCCGACATCGGCGACTCGAACACCTTCCGGGGCGGTGATGACGACGAGAGCGACCGGATGGACCTGCTCAAACGCCTGATGGAGGCCGAAGTGATGTGGGAGACCGACGTCATCATCATCGACACCTTCGACGCCATCCTCCGGAACGATCCGAAGTTCGAGGCCCTGGTGCGCCAGAACGAGGAACGCCAGGCAGCCCTGGAGATCATCAGCTTCTTCCGGGACGTCATCGCCGAGGGGAAGGTCATCATGCTCACGGTCGACCCCTCGACGCTGGACGAGGACGCGATCGGCCCGTTCCGGGCGATCGCCGACGTCTTCCTCGAACTCGAGATGGTCGAGGTCGGCAACGACGTCCGCCGACAGATCTCGGTGAAACGCTTCGCCGGCATGGGCGAACAGGTCGGGGACACGATCGGCTACTCCGTCCGTTCGGGGACGGGCATCGTCATCGAATCACGCAGCGTCGCCTAA
- a CDS encoding type II/IV secretion system ATPase subunit — MTDHGRPKPSDELRQHAARRPHLRDHLQKFKQITGEFPMFVEEADGEYETNRPNILYPVGGPIYTHIYGDIGQDIKYYAIEPELADDERTVFEKVRNRLLERSVMKPAPSEEAEYDDRIEELLQETTRVKNRESGNGVMSRLGDITNLGKVDVTEETYENIRYRLNRDIVGLGPLEPVMRDPANEDIHVIGPHECYVDHSVYSLIKTTVDFGEDGQYEQWLRNMGERIGDPVSDSDPIIDSTLPDGSRINIIYSDDVSLKGPSLTIRQGDEVPLSIFQITKWGTLSPELAAYLWLALENEQTVFVVGETASGKTTTLNSIMSFIPRDSKIYTAEDTSEVLPPHDTWQQLLTREGDDEGTDVDMFDLVAAALRSRPDYIIVGEVRGEEGRMAFQAAQTGHPVMLTFHASDIVSMIQRFTGDPINVPETFMDNADIALFQNRVKQGDDVLRRVTSVQEIEGYSKEMDGVVTRQSFYWDPVEDEIVFQGMNNSFVLEEQIATLLGYEDTRDIYDDLQFRANIIKRAIQENVLGYHEVNELIENFQRDGVEGLPFDIHRQD; from the coding sequence ATGACAGATCACGGCAGACCCAAACCGTCGGACGAACTCCGCCAGCACGCCGCCAGACGGCCGCACCTCCGTGATCACCTCCAGAAGTTCAAGCAGATCACCGGCGAGTTCCCGATGTTCGTCGAGGAGGCCGACGGGGAGTACGAGACCAATCGGCCGAACATACTCTATCCCGTCGGCGGCCCGATCTACACCCACATCTACGGCGACATCGGCCAGGATATCAAGTACTACGCGATCGAACCCGAACTCGCCGACGACGAGCGGACGGTCTTCGAGAAGGTCCGCAACCGGCTGCTCGAACGCAGCGTGATGAAGCCCGCGCCGAGCGAGGAAGCCGAGTACGACGACCGGATCGAGGAACTCCTCCAGGAGACGACCCGGGTCAAGAACCGCGAGAGCGGCAACGGCGTCATGAGCCGGCTCGGCGACATCACCAACCTCGGGAAGGTCGACGTCACCGAGGAGACCTACGAGAACATCCGCTACCGGCTGAATCGGGACATCGTCGGGCTGGGACCCCTGGAGCCGGTGATGCGCGATCCGGCCAACGAGGACATCCACGTCATCGGTCCCCACGAGTGTTACGTCGATCACTCCGTCTACAGCCTCATCAAGACGACCGTAGACTTCGGCGAGGACGGCCAGTACGAGCAGTGGCTGCGCAACATGGGCGAGCGGATCGGCGACCCCGTCTCCGACAGCGATCCGATCATCGACTCGACGCTGCCAGACGGCTCGCGTATCAACATCATCTACTCCGACGACGTCTCGCTGAAGGGACCCTCCCTGACCATCCGCCAGGGCGACGAGGTGCCCCTCTCGATCTTCCAGATCACGAAGTGGGGCACACTTTCCCCCGAGCTCGCTGCCTATCTCTGGCTCGCTCTCGAAAACGAGCAGACGGTGTTCGTCGTCGGGGAGACGGCGTCGGGGAAGACGACGACGTTGAACTCCATCATGTCGTTCATCCCGCGTGACTCTAAAATCTACACCGCCGAGGACACCTCCGAAGTCCTGCCGCCACACGACACCTGGCAGCAACTCCTGACCCGCGAGGGCGACGACGAAGGGACCGACGTCGACATGTTCGACCTCGTCGCGGCCGCCCTCCGATCGCGGCCAGACTACATCATCGTGGGCGAGGTTCGTGGCGAGGAGGGCCGGATGGCCTTCCAGGCCGCCCAGACGGGTCACCCGGTCATGCTGACGTTCCACGCCAGCGACATCGTCTCGATGATCCAGCGCTTCACGGGCGACCCGATCAACGTCCCCGAGACGTTCATGGACAACGCCGACATCGCACTGTTCCAGAACCGGGTCAAGCAGGGCGACGACGTCCTCCGTCGGGTGACTTCCGTCCAGGAGATCGAGGGCTACTCCAAGGAGATGGACGGCGTCGTCACCCGCCAGAGCTTCTACTGGGACCCCGTCGAGGACGAGATCGTCTTCCAGGGGATGAACAACTCCTTCGTCCTCGAAGAGCAGATCGCGACGCTGCTTGGCTACGAGGACACGCGTGACATCTACGACGACCTGCAGTTCCGGGCGAACATCATCAAGCGGGCGATCCAGGAGAACGTCCTGGGCTACCACGAGGTCAACGAGTTGATCGAGAACTTCCAACGGGACGGCGTCGAGGGACTGCCCTTCGACATCCACCGCCAAGACTGA